Proteins from a genomic interval of Medicago truncatula cultivar Jemalong A17 chromosome 3, MtrunA17r5.0-ANR, whole genome shotgun sequence:
- the LOC25489497 gene encoding uncharacterized protein isoform X2, producing the protein MATAAFKSTTKRIPVGANSADDSTSSSSSHHRRSRSLSRPARPLSSRDSDSDRTAPRGKFVNTVRGSGFPEISLDDLAIEFFESANRGPVDSKSSESESTPASSLRRGRSVSRRSSGVGDDRRNSIGGGGKTTSDASSRRRRSLSVVRCQISDSESDLDRSQNSKSRANPTNNDIGSKLMQKPVASDQRHTLKKSLSQKDLRSYDGYSSHSSVLTDDEGAGVHFKKSGSEKLRAVHAQKKVGLVDMANGLHKAMRKELRHMETDAAVNSRASPLSSGNRLPSDNSDSIQVASSVRRSYESELEQSEKRKQDLLAEIVFEEQRGRELSKIVNELSPAKKSNSSPAKKSNSLPEPPRARKKSNDRGRMSMRLTEEAERYIEDFISNVEDTDISSLDGERSDTSSSIGGLIKPETFSSPPLPRSLPVLMDGITLPWLQWETNNDTTPMATLNKALLTSTPNTAASSTQENLKDQSNHSISGRGSWSPDYLKEYVGKDVFSKLGKVYSNPDESFSAKSKGLRFDIDEYLKVKSNEDFLTERWKQQQRINSGCLLLCNISMF; encoded by the exons ATGGCCACCGCAGCATTCAAATCCACCACCAAGAGAATCCCCGTCGGAGCTAACTCCGCCGACGACTCTACTTCCTCTTCATCCTCCCACCATCGCCGCTCTCGTAGCCTCAGTCGACCAGCTCGCCCTCTTTCCTCTCGTGACAGTGACTCTGACCGCACTGCGCCTAGAGGGAAATTCGTCAACACTGTCAGAGGCTCCGGCTTCCCGGAGATCAGTCTCGACGATCTCGCTATTGAGTTTTTTGAATCCGCGAATCGCGGACCAGTTGATTCTAAAAGCTCTGAATCAGAGTCTACTCCTGCCTCATCGTTGAGAAGAGGGAGGTCTGTTTCGAGGAGGAGCTCCGGTGTTGGAGATGATAGACGGAACAGTATTGGCGGTGGTGGAAAAACAACCTCCGATGCAAGTTCGAGAAGAAGAAGATCACTTTCAGTGGTTAGGTGCCAAATTAGTGATTCTGAG AGTGACTTGGATCGTTCTCAAAATTCTAAAAGTCGGGCAAATCCAACAAATAATGATATTGGGAGCAAGCTAATGCAAAAGCCAGTTGCTTCAGATCAAAGACACACGCTGAAAAAGTCCCTTAGTCAAAAGGATTTGAGATCATATGATGGCTACTCT AGTCATTCTTCAGTTCTTACTGACGATGAAGGAGCTGGTGTTCACTTCAAAAAAAGTGGAAGCGAGAAACTACGAGCAGTTCATGCGCAAAAGAAG GTTGGACTTGTTGACATGGCTAATGGATTGCACAAAGCAATGCGGAAAGAATTGAGGCATATGGAAACTGAT GCGGCGGTGAATTCAAGGGCGTCCCCTTTATCCTCAGGTAATCGGTTGCCATCAGATAATTCAGATTCTATTCAGGTTGCTTCTTCGGTCAGAAGGAGCTATGAATCTGAATTGGAACAG TCAGAGAAACGAAAACAAGATTTGTTAGCTGAAATTGTGTTTGAGGAGCAGCGAGGCAGAGAACTTTCCAAGATCGTTAATGAATTGAGTCCTGCTAAAAAGAGCAATTCAAGTCCCGCTAAAAAGAGCAATTCTTTACCAGAACCGCCAAGAGCCCGGAAG aaaaGTAATGACAGAGGCAGAATGTCTATGCGGTTGACTGAGGAGGCTGAGAGATATATTGAAGATTTTATTTCAAATGTTGAAGATACAGACATTTCATCACTTGATGGAGAAAGGAGTGACACAAGCTCATCCATTGGAGGACTGATAAAACCAGAAACTTTCAGCAGTCCACCATTGCCTAGATCTCTACCTGTTTTGATGGATGGAATTACGTTACCATGGTTGCAATGGGAAACAAATAACGATACTACTCCTATGGCAACTCTGAACAAGGCGCTTTTGACATCAACTCCGAATACTGCTGCAAGTTCCACTCAG GAAAATTTGAAAGATCAAAGCAACCATTCTATCAGCGGTCGTGGAAGCTGGAGCCCTGATTACCTTAAGGAGTATGTTGGAAAGGATGTATTCAGTAAGCTTGGAAAAGTTTATAGCAATCCAGACGAGTCATTCTCAGCTAAATCAAAAGGATTGAGATTTGACATAGATGAGTATCTCAAAGTCAAAAGCAATGAAGATTTTCTGACTGAGAGATGGAAGCAACAACAAAGAATTAACTCGGGCTGTCTCCTATTATGTAACATAAGTATGTTTTAG
- the LOC25489497 gene encoding uncharacterized protein isoform X1, with protein sequence MATAAFKSTTKRIPVGANSADDSTSSSSSHHRRSRSLSRPARPLSSRDSDSDRTAPRGKFVNTVRGSGFPEISLDDLAIEFFESANRGPVDSKSSESESTPASSLRRGRSVSRRSSGVGDDRRNSIGGGGKTTSDASSRRRRSLSVVRCQISDSESDLDRSQNSKSRANPTNNDIGSKLMQKPVASDQRHTLKKSLSQKDLRSYDGYSSHSSVLTDDEGAGVHFKKSGSEKLRAVHAQKKVGLVDMANGLHKAMRKELRHMETDVAAVNSRASPLSSGNRLPSDNSDSIQVASSVRRSYESELEQSEKRKQDLLAEIVFEEQRGRELSKIVNELSPAKKSNSSPAKKSNSLPEPPRARKKSNDRGRMSMRLTEEAERYIEDFISNVEDTDISSLDGERSDTSSSIGGLIKPETFSSPPLPRSLPVLMDGITLPWLQWETNNDTTPMATLNKALLTSTPNTAASSTQENLKDQSNHSISGRGSWSPDYLKEYVGKDVFSKLGKVYSNPDESFSAKSKGLRFDIDEYLKVKSNEDFLTERWKQQQRINSGCLLLCNISMF encoded by the exons ATGGCCACCGCAGCATTCAAATCCACCACCAAGAGAATCCCCGTCGGAGCTAACTCCGCCGACGACTCTACTTCCTCTTCATCCTCCCACCATCGCCGCTCTCGTAGCCTCAGTCGACCAGCTCGCCCTCTTTCCTCTCGTGACAGTGACTCTGACCGCACTGCGCCTAGAGGGAAATTCGTCAACACTGTCAGAGGCTCCGGCTTCCCGGAGATCAGTCTCGACGATCTCGCTATTGAGTTTTTTGAATCCGCGAATCGCGGACCAGTTGATTCTAAAAGCTCTGAATCAGAGTCTACTCCTGCCTCATCGTTGAGAAGAGGGAGGTCTGTTTCGAGGAGGAGCTCCGGTGTTGGAGATGATAGACGGAACAGTATTGGCGGTGGTGGAAAAACAACCTCCGATGCAAGTTCGAGAAGAAGAAGATCACTTTCAGTGGTTAGGTGCCAAATTAGTGATTCTGAG AGTGACTTGGATCGTTCTCAAAATTCTAAAAGTCGGGCAAATCCAACAAATAATGATATTGGGAGCAAGCTAATGCAAAAGCCAGTTGCTTCAGATCAAAGACACACGCTGAAAAAGTCCCTTAGTCAAAAGGATTTGAGATCATATGATGGCTACTCT AGTCATTCTTCAGTTCTTACTGACGATGAAGGAGCTGGTGTTCACTTCAAAAAAAGTGGAAGCGAGAAACTACGAGCAGTTCATGCGCAAAAGAAG GTTGGACTTGTTGACATGGCTAATGGATTGCACAAAGCAATGCGGAAAGAATTGAGGCATATGGAAACTGATGTA GCGGCGGTGAATTCAAGGGCGTCCCCTTTATCCTCAGGTAATCGGTTGCCATCAGATAATTCAGATTCTATTCAGGTTGCTTCTTCGGTCAGAAGGAGCTATGAATCTGAATTGGAACAG TCAGAGAAACGAAAACAAGATTTGTTAGCTGAAATTGTGTTTGAGGAGCAGCGAGGCAGAGAACTTTCCAAGATCGTTAATGAATTGAGTCCTGCTAAAAAGAGCAATTCAAGTCCCGCTAAAAAGAGCAATTCTTTACCAGAACCGCCAAGAGCCCGGAAG aaaaGTAATGACAGAGGCAGAATGTCTATGCGGTTGACTGAGGAGGCTGAGAGATATATTGAAGATTTTATTTCAAATGTTGAAGATACAGACATTTCATCACTTGATGGAGAAAGGAGTGACACAAGCTCATCCATTGGAGGACTGATAAAACCAGAAACTTTCAGCAGTCCACCATTGCCTAGATCTCTACCTGTTTTGATGGATGGAATTACGTTACCATGGTTGCAATGGGAAACAAATAACGATACTACTCCTATGGCAACTCTGAACAAGGCGCTTTTGACATCAACTCCGAATACTGCTGCAAGTTCCACTCAG GAAAATTTGAAAGATCAAAGCAACCATTCTATCAGCGGTCGTGGAAGCTGGAGCCCTGATTACCTTAAGGAGTATGTTGGAAAGGATGTATTCAGTAAGCTTGGAAAAGTTTATAGCAATCCAGACGAGTCATTCTCAGCTAAATCAAAAGGATTGAGATTTGACATAGATGAGTATCTCAAAGTCAAAAGCAATGAAGATTTTCTGACTGAGAGATGGAAGCAACAACAAAGAATTAACTCGGGCTGTCTCCTATTATGTAACATAAGTATGTTTTAG
- the LOC25489499 gene encoding ubiquitin-like-specific protease 1C — MDFRNQERETSSGCVSNIVYSRQRKKKIETTREVIEIGPKVDFANQEGEIDSRHGTKIAADAHHKNKTKTVKDVTGSVSSIFSFPVPRGPRTKIKRKFKGNKTLARSKEELNSEVFDNYLAKVWESFSEDRKRSFAYMDGLWFSLYRGASYKDKVLSWIDKKNIFTKAYVFVPIVLWGHWNLLIFCHFDENLQSATGSRCMLLLDSLEKIGPRRLEPDIRKFVQDIYKVGNRPETKDLISRIPLLVPKVPQQKDDTDCGNFVLYFIKLFLEFAPENFSMEGYPYFMKKDWFTFEDLDRFCENLVR; from the exons A TGGACTTTAGGAATCAGGAAAGAGAAACCAGCTCAGGATGTGTGTCCAATATTGTTTATTCCCgtcaaagaaagaagaaaatcgAGACCACAAGAGAGGTGATAGAAATTGGCCCTAAag TCGATTTTGCGAATCAGGAAGGAGAAATTGACTCAAGACATGGAACCAAGATTGCTGCTGATGCtcatcacaaaaacaaaaccaagacTGTAAAAGATGTGACAGGAAGTGTTAGTTCGATTTTTTCATTCCCCGTTCCTCGGGGACCGCGAACAAAAATCAAGAGAAAATTCAAAGGCAACAAAACTCTTGCTAGATCCAAGGAAGAGCTAAACAGTGAAGTCTTTGATAATTACTTAGC GAAAGTATGGGAGAGTTTCTCAGAAGATAGGAAGAGGTCGTTTGCATACATGGACGGCTTATGGTTTAGCCTTTACAGGGGTGCTTCGTACAAAGATAAGGTGCTGAGTtggattgataaaaaaaacattttcacaaAGGCATATGTTTTTGTTCCTATAGTCTTATG GGGTCATTGGAACCTTCTGATCTTCTGCCATTTTGATGAGAACTTGCAATCCGCTACTGGATCACGTTGTATGTTGTTGCTGGATTCTCTTGAAAAGATCGGTCCAAGGCGGCTTGAACCGGACATAAGAAA ATTTGTACAAGACATTTATAAAGTCGGGAACAGGCCAGAGACCAAGGATCTTATATCTCGAATTCCACTTTTAGTGCCCAAG GTGCCACAACAAAAAGACGACACTGATTGTGGGAACTTTGTCCTCTATttcattaaattgtttttggaaTTCGCACCTGAGAATTTTAGCATGGAGGGGTACCCTTACTTT ATGAAAAAAGACTGGTTTACCTTCGAAGACCTGGATAGGTTTTGTGAGAATTTGGTTCGTTGA